A section of the Spirosoma pollinicola genome encodes:
- a CDS encoding redoxin domain-containing protein, with the protein MNYKFFSCLLLIVASFNAKAQFCFSPERPQLGQVVSFTYTPQTTPLATDSTIEGRYVRYGAPNEMRLSQPANVSLIRTGNEYVGKLTIPKKEVAGLMILFRNSVQPKRTDLNKGQFYVIPVCDANGRIVPHATGGQASVFTRSHFLYELNAQPDPNWVVTLYQHEIAQNPDLRPQYWSDLLAAQIKQRKPGYGPIVKAGIESYLASRPTPTVAELATAAQLYESMGDFPKANALRERQKAVDPTSSLVQKDRSMAIRNQSDWTRKKAAYQALLAEFPTSSYLPALTVLMTDGYFKNNDIKGLITFVEQQPTSHTDPLMLNTMAFQLADERRSLPEAELLIKRAMAVLKTQPKPKTTAGNWETEKQIRQRQLLNTYAHTLEQQGKYAEAYPVYQEFMNSDDIDNSDPRTNERYFLCALRTNHAAEARPMTEAAVQIGKATPALKNALRDWYAKQPGNSIATADIYLADLEANLRAEQREELQQLLINEPAPAFSLTDLQGRTISSSAFKGKVIVLDFWATWCGPCIASFPAMQQAQTRFQNDPNVRFLFVNTREGGPLQRVHTFMDKHPYNFVVPLDSQQKVANAYKVQGIPTKVVIGPDGRVRYRTIGYNGNPETTVNELSQIVEMLKEGK; encoded by the coding sequence ATGAACTATAAATTTTTCTCCTGTCTCCTTCTGATTGTTGCCTCTTTTAACGCAAAGGCGCAATTCTGTTTCTCACCCGAACGCCCACAACTGGGTCAGGTAGTGTCGTTTACGTACACTCCTCAAACCACACCGTTAGCCACCGACAGCACGATTGAGGGCCGCTATGTACGTTATGGGGCACCTAATGAAATGCGTCTGAGTCAGCCAGCCAATGTGTCGCTGATACGAACGGGTAATGAGTATGTAGGCAAGTTAACGATTCCTAAAAAAGAGGTGGCGGGGCTCATGATCCTCTTTCGGAACAGTGTACAACCCAAACGAACCGATCTGAACAAAGGGCAATTTTATGTCATTCCGGTTTGCGATGCCAACGGACGTATCGTTCCTCATGCCACCGGTGGGCAGGCTTCGGTATTTACCCGTAGTCATTTTCTCTATGAACTAAACGCCCAGCCAGATCCTAACTGGGTCGTTACGCTGTATCAGCACGAAATCGCGCAAAACCCCGATCTGCGTCCCCAATACTGGTCGGACTTACTTGCCGCTCAGATCAAACAAAGAAAACCGGGTTATGGCCCAATCGTAAAGGCAGGTATCGAATCCTATCTGGCCTCCCGCCCTACGCCAACTGTTGCAGAATTGGCCACTGCCGCTCAATTGTACGAAAGCATGGGCGACTTCCCAAAGGCCAACGCCCTCCGCGAACGTCAGAAAGCCGTTGACCCAACCAGTTCATTGGTACAGAAAGATCGCTCGATGGCCATTCGGAATCAATCGGACTGGACACGTAAGAAGGCAGCCTATCAGGCCCTTTTGGCCGAGTTTCCAACGTCGTCATACCTACCTGCTCTAACGGTATTGATGACTGATGGCTATTTCAAGAACAACGACATTAAAGGATTGATAACCTTTGTTGAACAACAACCCACATCGCACACAGACCCCCTGATGCTGAACACGATGGCGTTTCAACTAGCCGATGAACGACGCTCGCTGCCCGAAGCGGAGCTGTTGATTAAACGCGCAATGGCTGTTTTAAAAACACAACCTAAACCTAAAACGACCGCTGGTAATTGGGAAACAGAGAAGCAGATTCGACAGCGGCAGTTGCTGAACACCTACGCCCACACATTGGAACAGCAGGGGAAATACGCTGAGGCATATCCTGTTTATCAGGAGTTCATGAACTCTGATGACATCGACAATAGCGATCCACGCACGAATGAGCGTTATTTTCTCTGCGCCCTCCGCACCAATCATGCTGCCGAAGCCCGCCCGATGACCGAGGCCGCCGTTCAGATTGGGAAAGCTACCCCAGCTCTAAAAAACGCCCTTCGCGATTGGTATGCCAAACAACCGGGCAATTCCATTGCCACAGCCGATATCTATCTGGCCGACCTTGAAGCCAATTTACGGGCCGAGCAACGCGAAGAACTCCAGCAATTACTGATCAACGAACCAGCACCGGCGTTCTCGCTCACCGATCTACAAGGTCGCACCATCTCATCTTCGGCCTTCAAAGGAAAAGTTATTGTACTGGATTTCTGGGCAACCTGGTGTGGGCCGTGCATAGCTTCTTTCCCGGCCATGCAGCAGGCACAAACTCGCTTCCAGAACGATCCGAACGTACGGTTTTTGTTTGTGAACACGCGTGAAGGCGGGCCTTTGCAGCGGGTCCATACGTTCATGGATAAGCACCCCTACAATTTTGTGGTGCCACTCGATAGCCAGCAAAAAGTAGCCAACGCCTATAAAGTGCAGGGTATTCCGACTAAAGTTGTGATTGGTCCCGATGGCCGTGTTCGCTACCGAACCATCGGCTATAATGGCAATCCCGAAACAACCGTGAACGAGTTGAGCCAGATAGTCGAGATGCTGAAAGAAGGAAAATAA